In a genomic window of Arcticibacter tournemirensis:
- a CDS encoding response regulator, whose translation MPLQTDPDKQLSGNVLIAEDNEINRFVMKKLLNKWGITSDFAENGEIAIEKIKNARYDVVFMDIQMPILDGIKATRIIRGMNNGEFKDLPIIALTATVANQQIEEIIDSGMNDYISKPFAPAELFAKLGSILYKEL comes from the coding sequence ATGCCCTTACAAACTGACCCCGACAAACAACTTTCCGGAAATGTACTTATTGCTGAAGACAATGAGATAAACCGGTTTGTGATGAAAAAACTTTTAAACAAGTGGGGAATCACAAGCGACTTTGCTGAAAATGGTGAAATTGCGATTGAAAAAATAAAAAATGCGCGGTACGACGTCGTATTTATGGATATTCAAATGCCAATTCTGGACGGCATCAAGGCTACCCGAATCATCCGGGGAATGAACAATGGCGAGTTTAAAGATCTTCCAATTATCGCTTTAACCGCTACTGTAGCAAACCAGCAAATCGAGGAAATTATTGATTCGGGGATGAATGATTATATATCAAAGCCGTTTGCCCCCGCCGAACTCTTCGCTAAGCTGGGATCTATACTTTACAAGGAACTTTGA
- the rlmN gene encoding 23S rRNA (adenine(2503)-C(2))-methyltransferase RlmN, with translation MNEVVEKKNIRNLSVEELKKFLIAAGEPGFRAKQVSDWLWMKSARDFDEMSNLPKALREKLKEQFTVNAATVHQSQYSSDKTIKNTFKLSDGNIIEGVLIPAPDRMTACVSSQVGCSLTCKFCATGYMERKRNLDPGEIYDQVVLIDKQARENYGIPLSNIVYMGMGEPLLNYANVLKSVDRITSEDGLNMSAKRITVSTAGIAKMIKKLGDDQVKFNLALSLHAANDTKRNEIMPINEQNTLKSLAEALKYYFIKTKNPVTYEYIIFDGFNDGLQDAAELAKFCKHLPCKVNIIEYNPISFASFQNAGEDKTEAFAVYLRKQGIITNVRRSRGKDIDAACGQLAIKEKA, from the coding sequence GTGAATGAGGTTGTTGAAAAAAAGAATATACGAAACCTTTCAGTTGAAGAGCTAAAGAAGTTTTTAATTGCTGCAGGCGAACCTGGCTTCAGGGCAAAGCAGGTATCCGACTGGTTGTGGATGAAATCGGCGAGAGACTTCGACGAAATGAGCAATTTACCTAAAGCCTTGCGGGAGAAGCTGAAAGAGCAGTTTACGGTTAATGCAGCGACTGTGCACCAGTCCCAATATAGTTCCGATAAAACGATAAAAAATACATTTAAGCTTTCAGATGGAAATATCATTGAGGGCGTTTTGATACCAGCACCCGATCGAATGACCGCCTGTGTGAGTTCCCAGGTAGGGTGCAGCTTAACCTGCAAATTTTGTGCTACCGGATATATGGAACGGAAACGTAATCTCGACCCGGGCGAAATTTACGATCAGGTAGTGCTTATTGACAAGCAGGCACGCGAAAATTACGGCATTCCGCTATCGAATATAGTATATATGGGCATGGGCGAACCGTTGCTCAATTATGCTAACGTACTGAAGTCCGTTGATCGTATTACTTCAGAAGATGGCCTGAACATGTCGGCAAAACGGATTACCGTGTCGACCGCCGGCATCGCTAAGATGATCAAAAAGCTTGGCGACGATCAGGTAAAATTCAATCTCGCTCTTTCATTGCATGCTGCAAATGATACAAAACGTAATGAAATAATGCCTATCAATGAACAAAATACATTGAAATCTCTTGCCGAGGCCCTTAAGTACTATTTCATAAAAACGAAAAACCCGGTTACATATGAATATATTATTTTCGATGGTTTTAACGATGGATTACAGGACGCAGCAGAACTGGCTAAGTTTTGTAAGCACCTGCCCTGTAAAGTAAATATCATTGAATATAATCCTATTTCGTTTGCTTCTTTCCAAAATGCCGGAGAAGATAAGACAGAAGCTTTTGCAGTATATTTAAGGAAGCAGGGGATTATTACCAACGTGAGGCGAAGCAGGGGAAAAGATATTGATGCCGCATGTGGTCAGCTGGCCATTAAAGAGAAAGCATGA
- a CDS encoding ComF family protein, with the protein MNVVLNYAGDFVSLFFPELCPACGRGLVKNESVVCTECRFHLPYTNSHLQPDNSIARQFWGRFPFEYAMACLYFYQNSKVQKLIHQLKYNHKPEVGHWLGQTYGNQIRDFISIDPPDIIVPVPLHKSRERKRGYNQSERIASGLSTVLGIPVDSESLLRNLATSTQTKKSRFFRSENMTSAFNIVRPENLQGKHLLIVDDVITTGATVEACALTLLSVPGVRISIAAIAFTM; encoded by the coding sequence ATGAATGTAGTATTGAATTACGCGGGCGACTTCGTCTCGCTGTTCTTTCCTGAATTATGCCCGGCCTGTGGTCGGGGGCTAGTTAAAAATGAATCGGTCGTATGTACAGAATGCCGTTTCCATTTACCCTACACCAATTCCCATTTACAGCCTGATAATTCAATAGCACGACAATTCTGGGGAAGATTTCCGTTCGAATATGCAATGGCGTGCCTGTACTTTTATCAGAACTCTAAAGTTCAGAAATTGATTCATCAGCTAAAATACAATCATAAGCCGGAGGTTGGACATTGGCTGGGGCAGACTTATGGGAACCAGATCAGAGACTTTATCAGTATCGATCCTCCGGATATTATAGTGCCTGTCCCCTTACATAAGAGCAGGGAGAGAAAGAGAGGGTACAATCAAAGTGAACGTATTGCAAGCGGTTTGTCGACAGTATTAGGTATTCCTGTCGATTCTGAATCGCTATTGCGAAATCTTGCAACCAGTACTCAAACCAAAAAATCAAGATTTTTCAGATCGGAGAATATGACGAGTGCCTTTAATATCGTAAGGCCGGAGAACTTACAAGGGAAGCACTTACTGATCGTAGATGACGTAATAACAACGGGAGCAACGGTTGAAGCTTGTGCACTTACCTTACTGTCTGTTCCGGGAGTGAGGATCAGTATTGCCGCAATAGCCTTTACTATGTAA